The following proteins come from a genomic window of Musa acuminata AAA Group cultivar baxijiao chromosome BXJ1-7, Cavendish_Baxijiao_AAA, whole genome shotgun sequence:
- the LOC135678851 gene encoding uncharacterized protein LOC135678851 translates to MGEPILTTLSMEDNHHRRHHPPSTLLSMDPAGSLGIAVSARDDCDHELSIIQQRQQSVLSGPPDINLPLSVDRSPPQQPWNPDALDMLDVGLGPQIYDPEPVLNLPKAGAVGGAAVSRKCAKRGDSIWGAWFFFNFYFKPVLAEKSKGKVVRDANGVSGFDKSDLRLDVFLVQHDMENMYMWAFKERPENVLGKMQLRSYMNGHSRLGEPQFPFSVDKGFVRSHRMQRKQYRGLSNPQCVHGIEIVRLPNLSMVSEADRKKWMELTGRDQNFLIPPEASDFESWRNLPSTDFELERPPPPSKSASHPSSRKLPNGSGLNLSTQPSNHAGGDCMDLSPVCSKRRKDFFAHAVNEDGCMSGTPYLDRPQDIEVHPAEPSWVNEFTGVMRHACGPVTAAKTIYEDKDGYLIMVSLPFSDQQRVKVSWKNNLTHGIVKISCVSTARMPYIKRHDRTFKLTDRSPEHCPPGEFVREIPLATRIPEDAKLEAYYDESGTVLEIMVPKHSVGPEEHEVRVCMRPPHLGANELLLT, encoded by the coding sequence ATGGGCGAACCCATACTCACCACCCTGTCCATGGAAGATAATCACCACCGCCGCCACCACCCTCCCTCCACCCTCCTCTCCATGGACCCCGCTGGCTCGCTGGGGATCGCCGTCTCCGCCCGCGACGACTGCGACCATGAGCTCTCCATCATCCAGCAGCGCCAGCAGAGCGTCCTCTCCGGCCCGCCTGACATCAATCTCCCGCTCTCGGTCGACAGGTCCCCTCCGCAGCAGCCCTGGAACCCTGACGCTTTGGACATGTTGGACGTCGGTCTCGGGCCTCAGATCTATGACCCCGAACCGGTCCTCAACCTCCCCAAGGCCGGTGCCGTTGGTGGCGCCGCTGTGTCTCGCAAGTGCGCCAAACGAGGGGACAGCATATGGGGCGCGTGGTTCTTCTTCAACTTCTACTTCAAGCCCGTGCTTGCCGAGAAATCAAAGGGCAAGGTCGTCCGTGACGCAAATGGAGTCTCAGGATTCGACAAGTCCGACCTGCGGCTTGATGTGTTCCTTGTCCAGCATGACATGGAGAACATGTACATGTGGGCCTTCAAGGAGCGCCCGGAGAACGTGCTGGGGAAGATGCAGCTGCGGAGCTACATGAATGGGCACTCACGCCTAGGGGAGCCCCAGTTCCCTTTCAGTGTTGATAAGGGTTTTGTGCGTTCTCATCGGATGCAGAGGAAGCAATACAGGGGTCTGTCAAATCCACAGTGCGTCCATGGGATCGAAATTGTGAGGTTGCCGAACCTCTCTATGGTCTCAGAGGCCGATCGCAAGAAGTGGATGGAGCTCACTGGCAGAGACCAGAATTTCTTGATCCCACCTGAAGCCAGTGATTTTGAATCATGGAGGAATCTTCCAAGCACAGATTTTGAGCTGGAGAGACCTCCACCTCCTTCGAAGAGCGCATCACATCCCAGTTCAAGGAAATTGCCAAATGGGTCAGGTCTCAATCTGTCAACACAACCATCAAACCATGCAGGTGGAGATTGCATGGACCTTTCGCCCGTGTGCAGCAAACGCAGAAAGGATTTCTTTGCCCATGCGGTGAATGAGGATGGTTGTATGTCTGGCACTCCATATTTGGACAGACCTCAAGATATTGAAGTTCATCCAGCTGAACCATCATGGGTAAATGAGTTTACTGGTGTAATGAGGCATGCTTGTGGGCCAGTGACTGCTGCAAAGACAATATATGAGGATAAAGACGGATACTTGATCATGGTTAGCTTGCCTTTTTCTGATCAACAGCGGGTGAAGGTATCCTGGAAAAACAATCTCACACATGGGATAGTGAAGATATCATGTGTCAGTACTGCACGGATGCCTTACATAAAGCGACATGATAGAACATTCAAGCTGACTGATCGTTCTCCGGAGCATTGTCCTCCAGGGGAATTTGTGAGAGAAATACCACTAGCTACACGGATTCCCGAAGATGCTAAGCTGGAAGCTTACTATGACGAATCTGGAACTGTTTTGGAGATAATGGTCCCTAAACATAGCGTTGGACCCGAAGAACACGAGGTTCGTGTTTGTATGCGCCCTCCTCATCTCGGTGCTAATGAACTTTTGTTGACTTGA